From a region of the Zingiber officinale cultivar Zhangliang chromosome 4B, Zo_v1.1, whole genome shotgun sequence genome:
- the LOC121978544 gene encoding putative invertase inhibitor, with product MRPTDLLVLAAVLLILSPAAHATVESTCKAVSLYTDYDFCVKTLQSDPTSATADLRGLAVIATNLSSDKAVEVFAKIQTLLKSSQGKEERMCLSICSKLYEVLIRDLNNAWSAIKESRKGDAMSAVSACFDAPSTCEDTFAELSFTLSMPSPLKADDKDQEQLCSLTLELAHLFFY from the coding sequence ATGAGGCCTACTGATCTGCTCGTGCTCGCTGCCGTCCTTCTCATCCTCTCGCCCGCTGCGCACGCTACGGTGGAGTCCACCTGCAAGGCCGTCTCCTTATACACCGACTACGACTTCTGTGTGAAAACGTTGCAGTCGGATCCTACAAGCGCCACCGCCGACCTTCGTGGCCTGGCCGTCATCGCCACCAACCTGTCCTCCGACAAGGCGGTGGAGGTCTTTGCTAAGATCCAGACGCTGCTGAAGAGCTCGCAGGGCAAGGAAGAGAGGATGTGCCTATCGATCTGCAGCAAGCTATACGAAGTCCTGATCCGTGACCTCAACAACGCGTGGAGCGCCATCAAAGAGAGCCGCAAGGGCGACGCCATGAGCGCCGTCAGCGCCTGCTTTGATGCGCCGAGCACCTGTGAGGATACGTTCGCAGAATTAAGTTTTACGTTGTCGATGCCGTCGCCGCTGAAGGCCGATGACAAGGATCAAGAGCAGCTCTGCAGCCTCACCTTGGAACTTGCTCATTTGTTTTTTTACTAA